The following coding sequences lie in one Arachis hypogaea cultivar Tifrunner chromosome 9, arahy.Tifrunner.gnm2.J5K5, whole genome shotgun sequence genomic window:
- the LOC140175056 gene encoding uncharacterized protein: MADGKFAWAPSSGMLPSGIEEYGDGYRSYFEEGHVDIEEGSGDSEEGIVSGASIGEVMAGIQKMEMITSDPDFHSRCCQLMMFKPAREITSEQTGYLWVQEILCGHDICCYEMFRMEKHVFLKFCDELVEQGLKSTRQMGVQEMVAMFLNTVGHGVGNRMIQERFQHSGETVSRHFHEVLVACLRLSIKYIKPSDPKFQNVHSKIKNDQRYWPFFKNAIGAIDGTHIPCVVSPSDQPKFIGRKGYPTQNIMAVCDWDMCFIFALPGWEGTAHDARVFDNAITTPTMNFPHPPPGKYYLVDAGYPTPKGYIGPYKCERYHLADFRRSSGFTNHNEIVCATMAIHNFIRRHSETDTEFNQYEHANILDGEDNSYVGENSDQTLTISSSAEMDRVRDSIRDQIINHMQ; this comes from the exons ATGGCCGATGGCAAATTTGCTTGGGCTCCCTCATCTGGGATGTTACCTAGTGGCATAGAAGAATATGGTGATGGATATCGATCATACTTTGAGGAAGGTCATGTTGATATAGAAGAAGGTTCCGGAGATAGTGAAGAAGGCATAG TATCCGGTGCATCTATTGGGGAAGTAATGGCTGGGATTCAAAAGATGGAAATGATTACTAGTGATCCCGATTTTCATAGTCGTTGTTGTCAACTAATGATGTTTAAGCCTGCTAGAGAAAT AACTAGTGAACAAACAGGTTATTTATGGGTGCAAGAAATTTTATGTGGCCATGACATTTGTTGTTATGAAATGTTTCGGATggaaaaacatgtttttttaaaattttgtgatgAACTAGTTGAACAAGGATTAAAATCTACAAGACAAATGGGAGTTCAGGAAATGGTTGCAATGTTCTTAAATACGGTTGGTCATGGAGTGGGTAATAGGATGATACAAGAAAGGTTTCAACATTCTGGAGAGACAGTAAGTAGACATTTTCATGAGGTATTGGTTGCTTGCTTGAGATTATCTATTAAATATATTAAGCCATCGGATCCTAAGTTTCAGAATGTTCatagcaaaataaaaaatgaccAACGATATTGGCCATTTTTTAAAAATGCTATAGGAGCAATTGATGGTACTCATATCCCATGTGTGGTTAGCCCAAGTGATCAACCCAAATTTATTGGAAGAAAAGGATATCCAACACAAAATATAATGGCTGTATGTGATTGGGACATGTGCTTCATTTTTGCTTTACCTGGATGGGAAGGCACTGCGCATGATGCTCGTGTATTTGATAATGCTATTACAACTCCTACCATGAATTTTCCGCATCCTCCTCCAg GTAAATATTATTTGGTAGATGCCGGTTATCCAACACCGAAAGGATATATTGGTCCATATAAATGTGAGCGCTATCATCTTGCAGATTTTAGGCGTTCTTCTGGATTCACAAATCATAATGAA ATAGTGTGTGCAACAATGgctattcataattttattagaaGACATTCTGAAACAGATACTGAGTTTAATCAATATGAACATGCAAACATTCTTGATGGAGAAGATAATAGTTATGTTGGTGAAAACTCAGATCAAACTCTAACCATTAGCTCTTCTGCAGAAATGGACCGTGTTCGAGATTCGATTAGGGATCAAATTATTAATCACATGCAGTAG